A stretch of Mycobacterium sp. ITM-2016-00316 DNA encodes these proteins:
- a CDS encoding MATE family efflux transporter has translation MADEPVSARRIAGLALPALGVLAAEPIYLLFDLAVVGRLGALSLAGLAIGGLVLALVSSQLTFLSYGTTARSARFFGSGDRDAAVGEGVQATWLALGLGLIVVIAVQALAVPVLNVISGGGEIADAALPWLRVAILGAPAIMISMSGNGWMRGVQDTIRPLRYVVVGFGVSAVLCPSLVFGWLGLPQLGLTGSAVANVIGQWIAAVLFCRALLTERVGLRVQPAVLRAQMVMGRDLALRTLAFQACFVSAGAVAARFGAAAVAAHQVVLQLWNFLALVLDSLAIAAQSLVGAALGAGQLNHAKFVAWRVTIFSTAAAAVFALVFAAGSTVLPGLFTTDQAVLDEIAVPWWFLVGQLTVAGIVFALDGVLLGAGDARFMRNATLLSALLGFLPMIWLSLGYGWGLVGIWSGLSLFMVLRLAFVGWRTFSGRWLVAGTG, from the coding sequence TTGGCTGACGAACCTGTCAGCGCCCGGCGGATCGCCGGACTGGCGCTGCCCGCCTTGGGAGTGCTTGCCGCCGAACCCATCTACCTACTGTTCGACCTGGCGGTCGTGGGGCGCCTCGGCGCGCTGAGCCTGGCCGGTCTGGCGATCGGCGGGCTGGTGCTGGCGTTGGTCAGCTCGCAGCTGACGTTTCTGTCCTATGGCACCACGGCCCGTTCGGCGCGCTTCTTCGGCTCCGGTGACCGGGACGCCGCGGTCGGCGAGGGGGTGCAGGCCACCTGGCTGGCGCTGGGGCTGGGACTGATCGTGGTGATCGCCGTCCAGGCGCTGGCCGTCCCGGTACTCAATGTGATCTCCGGCGGCGGTGAGATCGCCGACGCCGCGCTGCCCTGGCTGCGGGTTGCGATCCTGGGGGCGCCGGCCATCATGATCTCGATGTCCGGCAACGGCTGGATGCGTGGGGTACAGGACACCATTCGCCCCCTGCGCTATGTCGTTGTCGGCTTCGGTGTTTCGGCGGTGTTGTGTCCGTCGCTGGTGTTCGGTTGGCTGGGTTTGCCGCAGCTCGGGCTGACCGGATCTGCGGTGGCCAATGTCATCGGGCAATGGATCGCCGCCGTGCTGTTCTGCCGGGCGCTGCTCACCGAGCGGGTGGGGCTGCGGGTGCAGCCCGCGGTGTTGCGTGCCCAGATGGTGATGGGCCGCGACCTGGCATTGCGGACGCTGGCTTTCCAGGCCTGTTTCGTGTCCGCCGGTGCGGTGGCCGCGCGGTTCGGTGCGGCGGCGGTGGCCGCCCACCAGGTGGTCCTGCAGCTGTGGAATTTCCTTGCCCTGGTGCTGGATTCACTGGCCATCGCCGCACAGTCCCTCGTCGGCGCCGCACTCGGCGCGGGCCAGCTCAATCACGCCAAGTTCGTCGCCTGGCGGGTCACCATCTTCTCCACCGCGGCGGCCGCGGTGTTCGCGCTGGTGTTTGCCGCCGGCTCCACGGTGCTGCCGGGACTGTTCACCACCGATCAGGCGGTGCTCGACGAGATCGCGGTGCCGTGGTGGTTCCTGGTCGGGCAGTTGACGGTGGCCGGCATCGTCTTCGCCCTCGACGGCGTGCTCCTGGGCGCCGGCGACGCCAGATTCATGCGCAATGCGACCCTGCTGAGCGCCCTGCTCGGGTTCCTGCCCATGATCTGGCTGTCGCTCGGCTACGGCTGGGGACTGGTCGGCATCTGGTCGGGCCTGTCACTGTTCATGGTGCTACGCCTGGCCTTCGTCGGTTGGCGCACCTTCTCGGGTCGCTGGCTGGTGGCAGGCACCGGCTAA
- a CDS encoding alpha/beta hydrolase family protein, translated as MHNRHHLHTLIRRLTVGLLTSLLLIGALQPSTAAAFSRPGLPVETLMVPSAAMGRDIPVRFQGGGPRAVYLLDGLRARDDNSGWDIETAAFETFFESGVSVVMPVGGMSSFYTNWQGPAVGNGTTQNYQWETFLTSELPGYLAANKGISPSGNAVVGLSMSGSAALTLAAYHPGQFSYAASLSGYLNLSQGLWPLLVTFAMGDAGGFNSVAMWGLGGGPAWRRNDPTVNVGKLVANGTRIWVYCGTGRPGELGGGGDIAGQVLETITLDSNRNFARQYQNAGGTNGTFNFPSNGTHGWGYWGGQLNAMKGDIQRTLGV; from the coding sequence ATGCACAATCGTCATCACCTGCACACCTTGATCCGCCGGCTGACGGTCGGCCTGCTCACCTCGCTCCTGCTCATCGGAGCGCTCCAGCCATCCACCGCGGCGGCGTTCTCCCGCCCCGGCCTGCCGGTGGAGACGCTGATGGTGCCCTCGGCGGCGATGGGCCGCGATATCCCGGTCCGCTTTCAGGGCGGTGGGCCGCGCGCGGTCTACCTGCTCGACGGACTGCGGGCCCGCGATGACAACAGCGGTTGGGACATCGAGACCGCGGCCTTCGAGACCTTCTTCGAGTCCGGCGTCTCGGTCGTCATGCCGGTGGGCGGCATGTCCAGCTTCTACACCAACTGGCAGGGGCCGGCCGTCGGCAACGGCACCACCCAGAACTACCAGTGGGAGACCTTCCTGACCTCCGAGTTGCCCGGTTACCTGGCCGCCAACAAGGGCATCTCCCCCAGCGGGAACGCCGTGGTGGGACTGTCGATGTCGGGCAGCGCCGCGCTGACCTTGGCCGCCTACCATCCCGGCCAGTTCAGCTATGCGGCATCGCTGTCGGGCTATCTCAACCTCTCTCAAGGGCTGTGGCCGCTGCTGGTGACCTTCGCCATGGGCGACGCGGGAGGCTTCAACTCGGTGGCCATGTGGGGTCTCGGTGGCGGGCCGGCCTGGCGGCGCAACGATCCCACCGTCAACGTCGGCAAGCTCGTCGCCAACGGCACCCGCATCTGGGTGTACTGCGGCACCGGTCGGCCGGGCGAGCTGGGCGGCGGCGGTGACATCGCCGGGCAGGTGCTCGAGACGATCACCTTGGACAGCAACCGCAATTTCGCCCGCCAGTACCAGAATGCCGGCGGCACCAACGGCACCTTCAATTTCCCGTCCAACGGCACCCACGGCTGGGGTTACTGGGGCGGGCAGCTCAACGCCATGAAGGGCGACATCCAGCGCACCCTGGGGGTTTAG
- the deoC gene encoding deoxyribose-phosphate aldolase produces MSTPTATVAEVAAMIDHTLLKPEATAAEVAAVVAEAAELGTYSVCVSPSMLPLTVPDGLKVAVVCGFPSGKHTSAVKAAEAAESVRHGADEIDMVIDIGAAKAGDFDRVQADIAAVRAAAPAPAVLKVIIESAALTDDEIVGVCRAAVAAGADFVKTSTGFHPSGGATVHAVELMHRTVADAGLAVKASGGVRTLEQARAMIAAGATRLGVSGSRALLASAVDGAGSGY; encoded by the coding sequence ATGAGCACCCCCACCGCCACGGTCGCCGAGGTGGCCGCGATGATCGACCACACCCTGCTCAAGCCCGAAGCCACCGCCGCCGAGGTCGCGGCCGTGGTGGCCGAGGCCGCCGAACTCGGCACCTACTCGGTGTGCGTCTCGCCGTCCATGCTGCCGCTCACCGTGCCCGATGGTCTGAAGGTTGCTGTGGTGTGCGGCTTCCCGAGCGGGAAGCACACCTCGGCGGTCAAGGCCGCCGAGGCGGCCGAATCGGTGCGCCACGGCGCCGACGAGATCGACATGGTCATCGATATCGGCGCCGCCAAGGCAGGTGATTTCGACCGGGTGCAGGCCGATATCGCCGCGGTGCGCGCGGCCGCACCCGCCCCGGCGGTGCTCAAGGTGATCATCGAATCCGCCGCCCTGACCGACGACGAGATCGTCGGCGTGTGCCGGGCCGCGGTCGCCGCGGGCGCCGACTTCGTCAAGACCTCGACCGGATTCCATCCGTCCGGCGGAGCCACCGTGCACGCCGTGGAACTGATGCACCGCACGGTCGCCGACGCCGGACTGGCCGTGAAGGCCTCCGGCGGGGTGCGCACGCTCGAGCAGGCACGCGCGATGATCGCCGCCGGGGCCACCCGGCTGGGGGTGTCCGGGTCACGGGCGCTGTTGGCATCCGCCGTCGACGGCGCCGGCTCCGGGTACTGA